In a genomic window of Aggregatimonas sangjinii:
- a CDS encoding DUF1961 family protein, which translates to MKKLFLQLSLLAVLPFFIQGQDVEPLEEKFQVNNTDDNWVAQLEDTGTEDWQKHWFLDGEIATVDTTEDGMHLQAGPEKGNDAHHAVLWTKKSFEGDVKITYEYTKTDTLDQYVNILYIQATGIENDPFTKDIFDWRVLRAVPKMSSYFRYMNAFHISYAAFSKEERRQYVRARRYPVTAQRTFKETMITPSYDNEVGTIKDGVTYSITAIKTKDHLFFKVDGDGRAKIFSWNISHEKKIGEGRIGFRNMFARCALYKNVKIYTTSDLRSQD; encoded by the coding sequence ATGAAGAAACTTTTTTTACAACTAAGTCTACTAGCTGTACTGCCCTTCTTTATTCAGGGGCAGGATGTTGAACCGTTAGAAGAAAAATTTCAAGTGAATAATACCGATGACAATTGGGTGGCGCAACTTGAAGATACCGGAACGGAAGATTGGCAGAAACATTGGTTTCTCGACGGGGAGATAGCTACCGTCGATACCACCGAAGACGGAATGCATTTGCAAGCGGGCCCAGAGAAAGGTAATGATGCACACCACGCCGTTTTATGGACGAAAAAATCCTTTGAGGGAGATGTTAAAATCACGTATGAATATACCAAAACCGATACATTGGACCAATACGTGAACATACTCTACATACAGGCAACAGGCATTGAGAATGATCCCTTTACCAAGGATATCTTTGACTGGAGAGTACTACGGGCCGTACCAAAGATGAGTAGCTACTTTAGGTATATGAACGCCTTCCATATCAGCTACGCCGCATTTTCGAAAGAAGAAAGGCGTCAGTATGTTAGGGCCAGAAGATATCCGGTTACGGCACAGCGAACTTTTAAGGAAACCATGATAACCCCTTCATACGATAATGAAGTGGGTACTATTAAGGATGGTGTCACCTATAGCATTACCGCTATAAAAACAAAAGATCATCTTTTCTTTAAAGTGGATGGTGACGGGAGAGCTAAAATTTTTTCATGGAATATTTCCCACGAAAAAAAGATAGGCGAGGGCCGAATTGGTTTTAGAAATATGTTCGCACGCTGTGCGCTGTATAAAAACGTAAAGATTTATACCACTTCGGATCTTCGTAGTCAGGATTGA
- a CDS encoding sulfatase, whose product MRFSLYFKTVVRGGLYVMAILLFSSVKVEDERTLKQRKPNILFIAVDDLRPELNFYGASHIQSPNLDKLAKQSLVFDRAYCNVPVCGASRASILTGARPTRHRFLNARTKKDQDYPDAVSLPMLLKQNGYRTISNGKIYHHKEDDAKAWDEIWQADGLWGYALPENQEIRRNTLRGLPMEAAEVHDSVYRDGKLALKVIKDLRELKSSGKPFFLTMGVSKPHLPFCAPKKYWDLYDRKKIELPESYVQPKSTPEKAFHNYGELRNYEHIPKEGDIPVDLAKELIHGYYACVSYVDAQIGLVLNELEQLNLAEDTIVILWGDHGWNLGDHKLWCKHVTFETALRTPLVIKVPGKTNGQKTNAITEYIDIYPTLTELAGIAIPETVEGVSLVSILDGKQSEKDWAVSKFKDAVTLIKGNLFYTEWTDDNGEAYERMLFDHSKDPLELDNLAEKKAYQEKVAQLAQELREKWGKDFLKP is encoded by the coding sequence ATGAGGTTTTCTCTTTATTTTAAAACAGTTGTTCGAGGCGGATTATATGTGATGGCCATTTTGCTATTTTCATCAGTGAAAGTAGAGGATGAGAGGACCTTAAAGCAGCGGAAGCCAAATATTTTATTCATCGCGGTAGATGATTTGCGTCCAGAGTTAAATTTTTATGGGGCAAGCCATATCCAATCCCCGAACCTGGATAAACTGGCAAAACAGAGTTTAGTTTTTGATCGCGCCTACTGCAATGTTCCCGTTTGTGGTGCTTCAAGAGCCAGCATACTTACCGGTGCAAGGCCAACTAGACATCGTTTTCTAAATGCAAGAACAAAAAAAGACCAGGACTACCCGGATGCCGTTTCACTTCCGATGCTGCTAAAGCAGAACGGGTACAGAACAATTTCCAATGGAAAAATCTATCACCACAAAGAAGATGACGCCAAGGCATGGGACGAAATCTGGCAAGCCGACGGACTATGGGGTTATGCCCTACCAGAAAACCAAGAGATACGTAGAAATACCCTCCGCGGCCTGCCTATGGAAGCAGCTGAAGTGCATGATTCTGTTTATAGGGACGGCAAATTGGCTTTAAAAGTCATCAAAGACCTGAGAGAACTCAAAAGCTCCGGTAAGCCATTTTTTCTCACTATGGGCGTTTCCAAACCACATCTTCCTTTTTGTGCCCCAAAAAAGTATTGGGATCTTTATGATAGGAAAAAGATTGAATTACCCGAAAGCTACGTACAGCCTAAATCTACGCCAGAAAAGGCGTTTCATAATTATGGCGAACTACGAAATTATGAGCATATTCCGAAAGAGGGCGATATACCCGTAGATTTGGCCAAAGAGCTCATTCATGGCTATTATGCTTGTGTGAGTTATGTTGACGCGCAAATCGGCTTGGTACTGAACGAGCTTGAACAATTGAATTTGGCAGAAGATACCATCGTAATCCTGTGGGGCGATCACGGCTGGAATTTAGGGGACCACAAACTTTGGTGTAAACATGTAACTTTCGAAACGGCACTTAGAACACCATTGGTCATCAAAGTTCCCGGAAAGACAAACGGACAAAAGACCAATGCCATTACGGAATATATCGATATCTATCCGACCTTAACCGAACTTGCCGGTATTGCAATACCTGAAACGGTCGAGGGTGTGAGTTTAGTTTCCATTTTAGATGGCAAGCAAAGTGAAAAGGATTGGGCGGTAAGTAAATTTAAAGACGCCGTGACATTGATCAAGGGAAATCTGTTCTACACGGAATGGACAGATGATAACGGAGAGGCGTACGAAAGGATGCTGTTCGATCACTCCAAAGACCCCTTGGAGTTAGACAACCTTGCCGAAAAAAAAGCGTACCAAGAAAAGGTAGCCCAATTGGCGCAGGAATTGCGTGAAAAATGGGGTAAGGATTTTTTAAAGCCATGA
- a CDS encoding DUF5060 domain-containing protein, translating to MKTKNILFLAVLFSILTGCNQKTAEVSIDGELKKWHRVTLSFEGPETDELAAENPFMDYRLDVTFSNGGKSYVVPGFYAADGNAAESSATTGNIWQVRFTPDAIGEWTYSASFKKGTSVAIAENIMQSASAGFMDGHSGVFSIADSDKSGRDNRAKGRLNYVGKSYLQFEETEDYFIKLGVDAPENLLGYADFDGATNALGFLKEWEPHAKDFNEDAQSFVWQENKGKNLLGAINYLASEELNVFSFLTFNVDGDDRNIFPYLLKEPVAAYETYASDKKNKEAWETFFHKTRLDVSKLDQWERIFEYAESLGMFLHFKTHETETDHLMDKGVFGPEGKLYYRELIARFGHHLALNWNVGEENDQPTEEVLKVANYIQRLDPYDHHLVMHTFPNKDGRYEDFIGDRSPLTGASLQLSDAEFSDVHPRVLKWREKSNASGKKWALSVDEPGKANIALLPDDEDPEHNLARSRAMWGTLMAGGFGVEWYFGYDSPHSDLTCEDFRSRDLFWDQNRYALNFFKEHIPFWEMEPMDERVVGNNPDVYCFAKKDEIYAVFLPMGLKTASIDLGDSGNVFTINWYDPRNGGAMQSGSIKEVQANGAVSLGVAPTDNDKDWVVLLRKSD from the coding sequence ATGAAAACAAAAAACATCCTATTTTTAGCTGTACTATTCTCAATTCTTACAGGGTGTAACCAAAAAACCGCCGAGGTCAGCATTGACGGCGAACTGAAAAAATGGCATCGCGTTACCTTGTCATTTGAAGGTCCCGAGACCGATGAACTTGCGGCAGAAAATCCGTTTATGGATTACCGTTTAGACGTTACTTTTAGCAATGGCGGGAAATCCTATGTGGTACCGGGATTCTATGCAGCCGATGGCAATGCCGCAGAATCTAGTGCTACGACCGGCAATATATGGCAGGTGCGGTTCACCCCTGACGCCATTGGAGAGTGGACGTACAGTGCATCTTTTAAAAAAGGAACATCCGTAGCCATTGCCGAAAATATCATGCAAAGTGCTTCCGCTGGTTTTATGGATGGCCACTCGGGAGTTTTCAGCATTGCCGATTCAGATAAATCTGGAAGGGACAATAGGGCTAAAGGCCGTTTGAACTATGTAGGGAAATCATACCTTCAGTTCGAGGAAACCGAAGACTATTTTATAAAACTTGGGGTAGATGCACCTGAAAATCTTTTGGGTTATGCCGATTTTGATGGAGCGACCAATGCCTTAGGCTTTTTAAAAGAATGGGAACCACATGCCAAAGATTTTAATGAAGATGCACAATCCTTTGTTTGGCAAGAAAACAAAGGTAAAAACTTGTTGGGCGCCATAAATTACTTGGCTTCTGAAGAACTGAACGTTTTTTCCTTTTTGACCTTCAATGTAGATGGCGACGATCGCAATATTTTTCCCTATCTCCTAAAAGAACCCGTTGCCGCCTATGAAACCTATGCCAGTGATAAAAAGAACAAAGAAGCTTGGGAAACCTTTTTTCACAAAACCAGATTGGATGTATCCAAATTGGACCAATGGGAACGCATTTTCGAATATGCCGAATCGCTAGGGATGTTCCTTCATTTTAAAACGCATGAAACGGAAACCGATCATCTAATGGACAAAGGTGTTTTCGGGCCGGAGGGGAAATTATACTATCGAGAGCTTATCGCGCGTTTTGGCCACCACCTTGCCTTAAATTGGAATGTAGGGGAAGAAAACGATCAACCTACAGAGGAAGTATTGAAGGTAGCAAATTATATACAACGACTAGACCCTTATGACCACCATTTGGTCATGCATACCTTTCCCAATAAGGATGGCCGTTATGAAGATTTTATCGGCGACCGATCTCCATTAACAGGGGCATCCCTGCAACTGAGTGATGCGGAATTTTCGGATGTACACCCTAGAGTACTCAAATGGCGCGAAAAATCGAATGCCAGTGGCAAAAAATGGGCGCTGTCGGTCGACGAACCGGGCAAGGCAAACATTGCACTCCTTCCTGATGACGAGGACCCAGAGCATAACTTGGCACGTTCCAGGGCCATGTGGGGCACATTGATGGCAGGAGGATTTGGGGTAGAATGGTACTTCGGGTATGACAGCCCGCATTCCGACCTTACTTGTGAGGATTTTAGAAGTCGGGACCTATTTTGGGACCAAAACAGGTATGCTTTGAATTTCTTCAAAGAACATATCCCCTTTTGGGAAATGGAGCCAATGGATGAACGCGTCGTTGGAAACAATCCCGATGTGTATTGTTTTGCGAAAAAAGATGAAATCTATGCCGTATTCCTTCCTATGGGATTAAAAACAGCCTCCATTGATTTGGGCGATAGTGGGAATGTGTTTACCATAAATTGGTACGATCCTCGAAACGGTGGCGCTATGCAAAGTGGTTCCATCAAAGAGGTACAGGCAAACGGAGCGGTATCCCTCGGGGTTGCACCCACCGATAACGACAAGGATTGGGTGGTGCTGTTAAGAAAATCGGACTAA